The DNA region taatgtggagcagtcgactgatggaagtatcagtcgactggtctcgaGTCGTTGGGTTGTAATAGTCGAATCTCCACATAGGGCAGTCGattgatggttttggcagtcgactggtagacagggttttccaactcgtggcctatataaccaaacattggaagcttggttaaagttGATGAAAtaaacttggttaaagtctattagagtctcccaagccctcgtgtgatcggtgtgtttgtattcaagtgtttgtggcgaggtttcttcgccgacaaggagcttgagctagtcgGAGAtttttcggggagtcatccaccaacggatcgggatcgtccaccttacggacagccgtggagtaggagtaagtgatctccgaaccacgttacataaacgtgttagaggtttgattgtcttgaTTATTATCTCTAGGTTTAGCAttctatttgttagatttgtttttgtatttccactgtgcactaacattataggaagcgatcgatttgagTGAGACggtattcacccccttctagcggacgtcaaggtcccaacatgaTGCTTTTCTCCTTAATCAGACTTGGACTCTTGTCCCACGTTCTCTAGACCAAAATCTTGTGGGTAATAAGTGGGTGTTTCATATTAAGCATAATTCTGATGGCTCAATTGATCGGTATAAGGCTCACCTTGTTGCCAAGGGTTTTCATCAACACCCTGGTGTTGACTTTCATAATACATTCAACCCTGTTATTAATCTAGTAACAATGCGCATTGTTCTTTGTTTGGCTGTGAATCTCAGGTGGTGTCTTCGCCAACTTGATGTAAACAATGTGTTTCTTAATGGTCATCTTGCAAAGAAGGTTTATATGGCGCAACCTTCGGGTATGCGCAGTGCTGAGTTTCCAGATCATATGTGTCGTTTGCATAAGGCGCTTTATGGCCTGAAGCAGGCTCCACGTGCTTGGTATTTGGAGCTTCGCgctttcttggtctctcttggCTTTATCGCATCCCGAGCTGAAacctccttatttgtttattCTCGGGATGATActgttatctatttccttgtatatgttgatgatctaattATTACAGGGAGTGATGCTTTTTCTGTTAACGTCATAGTATGTAAACTTCATGCAAAATTTGCGATTAAGGATCTTggggctctttccctcttctgcGGTATTGAAGTTcgcccaacctcaaatggtcttctctTGTCTCAACAAAAGTATGTCACTGATCTTCTCTCCAAACACAACATGCTTGATTCCAAGCCGGTCTCCACTCCTATTGCTTTTGGCTCTCGTCTTACTTTGCATGATGGGTCTTCATCTTTTGATATGACTAAGTTCTGACAAGTGGTTGGAGGCTTACAACATCTCCGTAtgactcgtcctgatatttcCTTTGCGGTCAACAAGTTTTCacagtttatgcatgctccttcagAGACGCATTGGGGTGCTGTGAAACATCTACTTCAGTATCTCAATGGTACTAAGGATCTTGGCATTCATCTTCTTGTGGATACACCTTTTACTCTTCATCGTTTCTTTGATGCATATTGGGCAGGAGATCAAGATGATCGGTGTTCTACgggtgcatttattatttttctaggtgCTAATCCGGTTTCTTGGAAATCTACCAAACAGCGCACAGTTGCACGCTCTTCGACTGAGGCTGAGTATCGTGTCATTGCCTCTGCAGCAActgagatccaatggattaagtcacttttgacatATATGCTTCTTCCGATTATCACGCCTGCTATGCTTTTTACTGATAATTTGGATGTCACGTATCTTTCAGCTAATCCTGTTTTTCACTCTTGGATGAAGCATCTGTctattgactatcactttgttCATGATCTGGTGCAGACCTCCGAACTACGAGTTATTCATATTCCTACTGAGAATCAGTTGGTTGATGTACTTACGAAGTCGTTTTCTCGACCTCGGTTATTTGCTATTTGCAGCAAGATTGGTGTCATTTCTGAGACACTATCTTGAGAGGACGTAttaagaaataattattataagtaaatagttatttatttcttaattattagaaaataattattattaaaaaataattatttgtttcctaattattagagaataatcaTTATTAAGAAatacttattattttttaaatttatatattttcttattttcacttataataatatttatatatactatatgctatcattaataatgTGTATGAATTTTATCCCATTATTATTCACTATTCCCTAACTTACCTTCCTGTTCTAACACAATTTGACATCttgtttttttcaaaaattccttGATGCATGGTTCGATATGTTCCACGTACAAATTTATCAAATGTTAACCGGAAGTGCAGACAATTTCCTTTGGTTAAAAGATGATATTTGGatataacaacaacaataaaaatcaaatttttatcccATTAAAATGAAGTATTTGAACCTTTACTCCACTAAGAATTTGAAtgggataaaaaaaatatgacaactgctcaaataaataaaaatcagaaatGTCCTTTTGAAGTTTTGCCTAAACTCTTACCCTGTTTGAAAAAACTTAAGTGaagaaattaaattgaattacattaggaattaaattcaatttctaTATTTGGAATAGATTAgtgaataataaaattaaattgaatttcataatttggaatctatttgaattgaattccattcttATACATTTACTATTTTATCCTCATAACTAACCATTTAAGAATCAAGTTAAGTATTAGAGAATAGGAAGAAGAGATCGCACAGTTAAGACAACACTGATTGATGATGTAACGATGGCGACGGGAAAAAGGTGGCACACGGGAAGAAGGTGACTGACAGCAGTATGAAAAAAGTGGTGCACGAGAGAAACGGTGCAAGGAAAAGTTTTCAGCGCAAAGAGAAACGACACATGGGAGAAAGGCAGGAGAAATAAGAGAGTCGACAGatgaaaaaaaagattttaagttaaaaagataattaagtaattttaattgtTCATGATAAATTTTCTATTCAAATCTGACCATTTGAGGTATGATTTACTGTTCTATTCATGTTTTGAATGAAATTGGAATTGAATTCTATATCAAATCCAGAACAAAAAATTCATTCCAAACTGGAATTGAATTCTAATTACCATATAGGAATTCAATTCATTCCAAACATGGTGTAACTAAACAGTAAACAATTTAGTCCTATTCCGAAAATAACAATTATTTGACACCGATTGGAGACTATTGATAGGGCAAATTAAACCTTAAGAAAAATAACTATGTAATTTAGAATTAACGATTATTAATTATGAGTTCATGAGTTATCTTTGGAGCCACTGACAACCATTTTTTTCAACACTAATTGATGAGaccatttagaaaaaaaaataatgaaatcaaACATGCACTTACACAATCTAATAGAACCTGTTAATTTGGTACGATGGATTATGATGCATAGATAATATAGATTTAGAAAAGTTTCAACGGGTGCAACAGTAGGGACAAAAACATATGTCCTATAGAACTTTTTCCTCCAATAGAACAAGTGAGTTGATCAATGCATAACTAGAGCTTGGAGGCAGCAAGCTTGACGAGGTCTTTCCTTAATATTTTGCCTGATGAATTCTTCGGAATGGCTGATATAAATGCTACCTTGCGGATTCTCTTGTACGGAGCCACCTGTTTATAGCAAAAAGATAAAGTGGGAGATATTAGTCATGGCTGCAATAAACACAGAAAGTATAACTATACGCAAAGAAAAACCAAATAACGCAACGTTTGCAAGGACTCTAGAGGAAACCCTTCAAATCCTAGAGGTTCTGTAGAGCCTGCTACAGTTTGTGTACCTGTCTTGCAATAAACGCCATTATAGTCTTCTCAGTTAAATTGCCTCCATCCTTCCTCACCAAATAAGCCATAGGGATCTGACCAGCCTCCTCATCCGGATATCTACATTCATCAGAGTATGTATGCACTTTAAGTATCAATTGGCTCCAAAAAAAAAACAGTAACTCCACAACTTAACAAAATTCTGGTATATTAAGTTGATATACGGGATCACGGCTGCATCAAGGATGTCAGGGTGAGTCAACAAAAGGGCCTCCAGTTCCGCTGGTGCCACCTAATTGATacccaaaacaaaagaaaaagaaaaaggtaaTTTTGTAAGGATTGGATTCAAACACCAAAGGGCGGGCTTTTGTATGCCAAATTCTAACCTGATAGCCTTTGTATTTGATCAACTCCTTGAGGCGATCGACCACAAACAGGTATCCATCTTCATCGATGTAGCACAAATCTCCTGTTCTGAGCCACCCATCGTCCACCAACGTCGTCCTCGTGGCCTCTGTGTTATTGAAGTACTCTGCAAATGCATCCACCATGCACAGTGTATTATGAAGTCATAATTCAAGCTCGCCCTTATTTAAACCAAACTTTACTCACGAGGCGTTTGctcttccctttttttttttcttaacaaaACAAAGTGACGTTCTGATTGTATGTAGCAGTTTGGTTGGTGTATGTCACTGTTATGTTCTGAAAACGGGAAGATGAGAGTGTCGTTTTCGCAAGTACCTTTCATGACGTAGGGACCACGGAGCCACAGCTCGCCGGTGCGGTTCACCGGCAGGGCTACGCCTGAATCGGGATCCACGATCCGAGCTTCCGTGTTGGGGGAGAGCATCCCCGCGGTTCCGTACCGGCGGCTCTCCTCCGCCGAGTCTGTGGACGCGCCGATCCCCGTCGTCTCGGTGAGGCCGTACCCTTGCAGGATCTCCACCCCCGGGTACTTCTCCCGGAAACCCTCGATCACCTCACGGCTCAGTGGCGCTCCGCCGGAGAGAACCTTCTGGAGCCGCCCCAGCGGCAGCGGCCGCGGCTGGTTCGTCATCGCCACGAGGATGGGTGGCACCAGAGGCAGGTACGTCGCGCCGAACTCGTTTATGGCCCGCACCATTTCCCCCAATTCGAACTTGGAGAGGACCACCACCGTGGATCCAGATCCGAGAAGGCCAGTGGCGAAGGCCACCAGACCGAAGACGTGGAACGTCGGGACTGTGCATATGAAGGTCTCCGGCCCGGCGCCGTCTTGCAGCTTGAATCGATTGAGCACGATCTGGACCATGGAGATGAGGTTACGATGGGTGGCGACTACGCCCTTGCTGGTTCCAGTGGTGCCGGAGGAGTATAGCATCGTGGCGGTATCGTCCTGGCTCACGGTGACGGCGGTACGATCTGGATCCGGCTCGGTGGCGATTAATTCGTCGACTGAGGCGACGATCCGGAGGTCATCGCTCGGTCGGCGGCTGTCGTCGAGGAGGACGATTCGGAGGTCGGGAGAGTGGGAGAGTTTGGGGATTAGGCCACGGGTGGTGAAGGCGAGGACTGGGCAGGAGTTGGCGACCTGGCGGCCGATCTCGTGAGGCGTATTGAGGGGGTTGGTTGTGGTGAGGACAGCGCCAAGGGACATCACGGCAAGGGAGACAACAGGGAAGTGGTGGGAGTTAGGGGAGAGGAGGAGGACGACGCTGGGCTTGCGGACGGAAAGGGGAGGGGAAGCGAGAGCGGTGGAGAGGGAGGCGACGGAGCGCCAGAGCTCGGGGAAGGAGATGCGGCGGCCGGAGGCGGCATCGATGAAGGCGGTAGTGCCAGAGTGGCGGCGAGAGGCGAGGAAGGCGGTGACGGAGAGGTTGGGATCGGAGGGGAGAGCAACCGGCTCGCGCTTGCTGTAGAAGGTGGAGTTGGCGGCGCAGAAGCCGCTGCGCCGATCGACGCCGGTCCTCGGGTACGCCATGATTTGGCTTTTCTGCTCCCTTCTTTGATTTGTGATATCACTGCTATTTAATTTTGAGGGTGACTAATCGAATTAATTAGTGAGTAAATAGGAAGAAGTAAGACGACAATTTTGACTGCTGGAACCTGGAAGCGTCGGTTTGTGTGGCCGAACAGAACGAGCGGCATGCTTATAGCGTGGGAGCTGCAATGCAATGTGGACGGTGGGCCTGTAGATTTGTGATTTTGCTTCATTTTTTTAAGAGTAATTTTACGTACCGTCTCTattgataaataaatttttacatgtaatttttattcatgaaaatttttattttcactttctaatcaaatatatttacctaattactcatgatatttttaggtacaaaaagtctaaaaatcagtataaatcctcttaaattcagtatattaaattagaatctagtatattttctatcaaattgagtacgattcttttttcacctcaaaatatactcgattttagtttaatatactgaatttaataggaattatactcatttttagactatttgtaccgaaaaatatgaggattaatttcgatagaaaatatactcaatcctagtatagagtactggattctagtgtaaagtgctgaatttaacaggaattatacttgtttttagactttttatacctaaaaaataagagggacaattttgatagaaaatatactcgattttaatataaagtgctgactttaagaataattatactcgtttttggactttttgtattcaattttggactttttgtacctaaaaaaatcttaggggcaatttaggtaacaatatttgcatgagggagttgaaacaaataaTACTTTgtatgcagggagtggaaacaaagtttttttgaCATGGAGATTACATGCAAAGTTAATATTGTGATTgaagatttttctctaatttaccgtttTTTTTAATCCATAAATTATTAagtcacataattaaaattataataatttatcttTAAATCTCTAATTATAACCTCAACTCTCCTCATCAGTCTCCAATGAGACAAAATATGTCTCACTCACTAACCAAATATCTTTTTATCCTTCAACTCCCTAATctatttcaatttatcaaattatcCTCTTTGACTCTTTTTTTCATTTTATACTCCTCTAACTCATTTTATATTTCTTCGACTTCCAGCAAACTCCCTTCTCGACTTCCATCTCAATCGTCCAAAACAATTTCTTTGACATTGAAGGTAAAAAATCAGAGAGGCGATAaaacttgactttgaccttcaaaTGCATAACTTAAATCTTCGAGTGTAAAACCTGACTCTCACCTTTAACCCAAGGATCATCGACGAATGTCAGGTCTGAAGAAGTAAGAAGGTGGTAATCGGAGCAACCAGAGGACTGCTAACATGAAGAAGTGGTTTGCATTATATTTTAAAGGCAGAAACAGACATATTCGAGTAGAaagtaaattataattttgtGCCCTAAATTTCGACTGATTTATTATTCTTGCTTGTAGAATAAAATTAAGATTATTGTTAGTGCATGTTTTTATAAATGATGTGAAAAATCGAAGCTATAGCTTATGGGTGTTGTTAATTGTGTTAGGTTGAATAAAATTAGATTTCAGtgttcaaattataattttatgaatgaatttgtattccatcttcttcaatccaaggaataaatgaaatatatgAGTTTTTGTAGTGATTATCAATAAACTGAGTAATGTACCCAATTTAAGCATTTTAATGCCCCAACATTTTTAGGATTTGTACTTTATGGTATGAATAGGTAAATTATTCCAATTTTTTGTGGTGTTTAAATTGTAATTTTATGACTATGTTTAtgttttatcttcttcaattGAAGAATTGTAAGAGATATGATTATCAATACACAAGATCATTTATTAAATCCCTATTGTTTCAATCGTATCTCAATTATATCCCTAAAGAATTTTAGGTGTTGAATGCATCCCTTATCTTTTTAAATATGTCTAAATATATCTTTTTAGGTGTTGAATGCATCCCTTTTTAGGTGTGGAATGAGCATGTGCTTCTCACATGATTTATTCCCCTATACAAGCAAATTGGAAAACATTTCGTGATCATCAAAACCCagtaggagaagaaggaagaggagtaaATAAGTTTGGATATGGTGagtcattttatttcaattttggtTTTTATTATTTATGATATTTTGGAAATAAGTTGGGAAAATTTTGTTGCAATTATAGGGTAAGACATATGTTGTGTTTGTCGAACAGAAGCTTGACATTTATAGCACTTGGGAAGAAACACAAATACAAGTTAACAAATTTAGTGAAGCTGTACACAAGTCCTATAAAACTAATGAGGAAGCAGTAATAGCATTTATTGCATACCAAGTTGCCACCTTTACTCATGCTGAGAAGAAACCTTCGAGCTCAACATTTACATCAAGCTCAACTACCGCTTCAAGTTCTAGTAAACTCggctgttgggaatttcgggccgcaaaaatcactttttcgcattgcggaaaccccgattcccatgccattggatccgtgcgaagtaaaataatttcgtaaaatttcgagtacgagtttctaacccctagatctacactagatttacatgttaagagatttacccttgatgcgatgcccttcgcaatcccgcccGTCCAAAGGTTCGCCAGATCtagagatcgtcaagtgtacgatcctctatgcgtatccacacgaacaaattaggtggagaagaccaaacaaaggtgtgctagcaccttaggttgttcgcccaaggaggaggagagggaggagaatgagagcaaggaagaagatgagagttactttgcttgaatgaaaattaatccatccattcaaccataagtggtcggccactattggagttgtaacctccattctcatttaatgtggccattaaagaagagatttgtaatctccatgaggtggcacacacatgtgctaaacatgatgatgtgtaacaccattattggtcacttaatgtcaactcacaaatgaggtgacatatagtcaagtcaaacttgacttttcatcttcctctcaagttaagtcaaacttgacattataactcccatggttgatcaaatccaaccatttgattcaagccaatttaatataatggatctaattcatttaattaaattgattcaatgagtcataatctatattagactcattgaacgcaTGAATCAAATGGAGTCcgactcaattagttcaattatgattactcttaatccaatttgattcatcacatgaatctaatcctcttggttcatcatatgaacctaatctctatctaattgtcctttgtgtgtgaccctataggttcttgtaacgttgtcaatgcttctaaacccatttagaagcataagtaatgagcagtatctagcaacacatcattactacataagttacaagaatgttgagatccaacatcaccttgtgactactaattgtgactcctcacaatatatgacgttgtccttctatcctagacatctagattgatcaatatgaggcatagaccgtgtcatcctctaattaatctaaatcttgaacttcaagtagactcactcaatcaaatgagctcaatatttcatattgactcatttgggcatggtcatgcacttcgtggtctcactctatcaagaatatcaatgttgctcccgtcatataggagggatagatcccatttacatcactcacatccctctgtataattcgttacatacccagtaatcgcctttatagtccacccagttatgggtgacgtttgacgaagccaaagtacgtaactccttatgtagggattcatggtgacttcaggtccaaggactagtagtcatactaatagtcacatgagaaagtatatgccactcatataacgatccatgatactttctcatggcgggtcattcagtatacattctccaatgcatacccatgtgtcaacttgatatctccatatccatgacttgtgacatcaagtcatcgagttgacctacatgctagtctcgttgcattaacattgtccctgaatgttaatactcgactaggaatgattgagagtagtgttccctatatcatctcactatcgattcaaccaatcgattgatataggtaagaaccttctactcaaggatgctactatacttagttattttgtaccaatacaagtaagtataataatcaaaacaaatgcctttattaatatacaagaatatgatacaatgagttcatacaacaatcatcaaatgattggctctagagctctgaCTAACACCGACCAATTTGAGATGTTAGCTAAACTTATGGATGCACAATTAGAGTTAGCAAATGAGCatcatgttaggaccaaaagtagctagagggggggtgaatagctcgtcgcgtgctcgttgctcggcgttgctcgtttcttctaagatgtgcagcggaaaatacagaaacaaatcacacaacgctaacaaggttggtttacttggtatccacctcacaagaggtgactagtccaaggatccacaccacgcacgcaccctccactatgaaaacactccttttcggtaactaccgagggcggagaagccctacaagactctcagtacaagaagaaaggaaagggaaacaaaacataagcgcaaagcttacaatgagtacagaaaaccctaaccctagcttctcttcttgcctttgatccgcctcttgacttggaaagcttccaagatccttcaagaactggcgatctgatctttgagagcgctgtggagaagttggcgagaGCTGAGATTCGAGAAGGAAATGAACggctgcggcttaaatcgacgctaacgggaacccgatcgattcaaatgctcGAATGATCggggaggcttggatcgatccacggatcgatccagcgcctatcgcgcgaagcagcacaGTGCTGAAAAAATCGACTGTCACGgcgatcagaactctgatcgatccacggatcgatccgagcttctgattgggaagaatcggatcgatccaccgatcgatccagagctgatcgatccacggatcgatccaaagacttggttttgcccaaaccaagtctcaaacctccctaaccaacatccggtcaaccttgacctgttggtacatcatgcctagcatctggtcactcccttgacctgccaggactccccaccaagtgtc from Zingiber officinale cultivar Zhangliang chromosome 4B, Zo_v1.1, whole genome shotgun sequence includes:
- the LOC121974846 gene encoding 4-coumarate--CoA ligase-like 4 yields the protein MAYPRTGVDRRSGFCAANSTFYSKREPVALPSDPNLSVTAFLASRRHSGTTAFIDAASGRRISFPELWRSVASLSTALASPPLSVRKPSVVLLLSPNSHHFPVVSLAVMSLGAVLTTTNPLNTPHEIGRQVANSCPVLAFTTRGLIPKLSHSPDLRIVLLDDSRRPSDDLRIVASVDELIATEPDPDRTAVTVSQDDTATMLYSSGTTGTSKGVVATHRNLISMVQIVLNRFKLQDGAGPETFICTVPTFHVFGLVAFATGLLGSGSTVVVLSKFELGEMVRAINEFGATYLPLVPPILVAMTNQPRPLPLGRLQKVLSGGAPLSREVIEGFREKYPGVEILQGYGLTETTGIGASTDSAEESRRYGTAGMLSPNTEARIVDPDSGVALPVNRTGELWLRGPYVMKEYFNNTEATRTTLVDDGWLRTGDLCYIDEDGYLFVVDRLKELIKYKGYQVAPAELEALLLTHPDILDAAVIPYPDEEAGQIPMAYLVRKDGGNLTEKTIMAFIARQVAPYKRIRKVAFISAIPKNSSGKILRKDLVKLAASKL